A stretch of DNA from Microlunatus capsulatus:
CGCGCTCCACGGTCGGCACGATCACCGAGGTCTACGACTACCTCCGCCTCCTGTTCGCCCGCGCCGGCCGGCCGCACTGCCCGATCTGCGGCGAGCCGATCAGCCGGCAGTCGCCGCAGCAGATCGTCGACCGGCTGATGGCGCTGCCCGAGGGCACCCGCTTCCAGGTGCTCGCCCCCGTCGTCCGCGGCCGCAAGGGCGAGTACGTCGAGGTGTTCCGCCAGCTCGCCACCGACGGCTTCGCCCGCGTGCGGGTGGACGGCGAGGTCGTGCAGCTCACCGAGCCGCCCGTCCTCGACAAGCAGAAGAAGCACTCGATCGACGTCATCGTCGACCGCCTGGTGGTCAAGCCCAGCTCCAAGCAGCGGCTGACCGACTCGGTCGAGACGGCGCTGGGCCTGGCCCAGGGCGTCGTGTCCATCGACTTCGTGGACCTCGACGCCAAGGACCCGGGCCGCGAGCGCCGCTACTCCGAGAAGATGGCGTGCCCGAACGACCACGACATCGCGATCGAGGAGCTCGAGCCGCGGCAGTTCTCCTTCAACGGCCCCTGGGGCGCCTGCCCCGAGTGCTCCGGCATCGGCACCCGGATGGAGGTCGACCCGGACCTCGTCGTCCCTGACGACGAGAAGACGCTGGCCGAGGGGGCCATCGCCCCCTGGGCGTCGGCGCACGTGGCCGACTACTTCATCCGGCTCATCGAGTCGCTGGCCGAGAGCACCGGCTTCCGCACCGACGTGCCGTGGCACCGGCTGCCCGCCGCCGCCCGCAAGGTGCTGCTGCACGGCGTGCCCGGCCAGGTGCACGTCCGCTACAAGAACCGCTACGGCCGCGAGCGCTCCTACAACGCCACCTACGAGGGCGTCATCTCCTACATCGAGCGCCGGCACGCCGAGGCCGAGACCGACACCTCGCGCGAGCGCTTCGCCGGCTACATGCGCGAGGTGCCCTGCACCGCGTGCAAGGGCGCCCGGCTCAAGCCCACGTCGCTGGCCGTCACCCTGGGCGGGCGCAACATCGCCGACATCTCCTCGATGTCCATCGACGAGGCGGCGGCGTTCCTGCTGTCCCTGGAGCTCAGCGACCGCGAGCGGCAGATCGCCGAGCGGGTGCTCAAGGAGATCAACGAGCGGCTCCGCTTCCTGCTCGACGTCGGCCTCGACTACCTCTCGCTCAGCCGCCCCACCGCCAGCCTCTCCGGCGGCGAGGCCCAGCGGATCCGGCTGGCCACCCAGATCGGCTCCGGCCTGGTGGGCGTCCTCTACGTCCTCGACGAGCCCAGCATCGGCCTGCACCAGCGCGACAACCGCCGGCTCATCGACACCCTCATCCGGCTGCGCGACATGGGCAACACCCTCATCGTCGTCGAGCACGACGAGGACACCATCAAGGTGGCCGACTGGGCCGTCGACATCGGCCCGGGCGCCGGCGAGCACGGCGGTCACGTCGTCCACTCCGGCTCGGTGCAGGAGCTGCTCGACCACCCGACCTCGCTCACCGGGCAGTACCTGTCCGGCCGGCGCGAGATCTCGCTGCCCGCGGCCCGCCGGCCGCGGACCAAGGGCCGCGAGATCACCGTCCACAACGCCGTCGAGCACAACCTGCGCAACGTCACGGTGTCGTTCCCGCTGGGTCAGCTGATCGCCGTCACCGGCGTCTCGGGCTCGGGCAAGTCGACGCTGGTCAACGACATCCTCTACGCCTCGCTGGCCAAGCGGATCTACAACGCCCGCGACGTCCCCGGCCGGCACCGCTCGATCACCGGCGCCGACGAGATCGACAAGATCATCCACGTCGACCAGTCGCCGATCGGCCGCACGCCGCGGTCCAACCCGGCGACCTACACCGGCGTCTTCGACCACGTCCGCCGGCTGTTCTCCGAGACGCCCGAGGCCAAGGTCCGCGGCTACCAGCAGGGCCGGTTCTCGTTCAACGTCAAGGGCGGCCGCTGCGAGAACTGCACCGGCGACGGCACGATCAAGATCGAGATGAACTTCCTGCCGGACGTCTACGTCCCGTGCGAGGTCTGCCACGGCGCGCGGTACAACCGGGAGACCCTCGAGGTGCACTACAAGGGCAAGTCGATCGCCGAGGTGCTCGACCTCAGCATCGAGGAGGGGCTGGAGTTCTTCGCGGCGCTGCCGCCGATCGCCCGGCACCTGCGCACCCTCGTCGACGTGGGCCTGGGCTACGTCCGGCTCGGCCAGCCGGCCACGACGCTCTCGGGCGGTGAGGCCCAGCGGGTGAAGCTGGCCAGCGAGCTGCAGAAGCGCTCGACCGGCCGCACCCTCTACGTGCTGGACGAGCCCACCACCGGCCTGCACTTCGAGGACATCCGCAAGCTGCTCATCGTCCTCGGCCGGCTGGTCGACGCCGGCAACACCGTGGTGGTCATCGAGCACAACCTCGACGTCATCAAGACCGCGGACTGGCTGGTCGACATGGGCCCCGAGGGCGGCTCGCGCGGCGGCACGGTGATCGCCGAGGGCACCCCGGAGCAGATCGCCGCCTGCCCGGAGTCCTACACGGGGGAGTACCTCCGGCCGCTGCTGGAGGGTCGCTCGGTCCCCGTCGGCCCGCCGAAGCCGCCGCCCGCCCCGGTGCGGCCGGTGACCAAGAAGGCGATCCGCGAGGCCGCGGCGCAGGAGCGCGCCGTGAAGGCGGCGGCCAAGAAGGCCGAGGTGGCCGCCCGCGCGGCGGCGCGGAAGCCGCCGGCGAAGAAGGCGGCCGCGGCCCGCGTGCCCGCCCGGAAGGCCAGCTGACCCACCGGAGCAGTTGACTCTTCCAGCGATTCCTCGAACTTTCCGGGTCCGCGGTTCGTCATCACCGACGACGGCCTCCGCGCCGGTCCAGCCGGACCGCCGCGGGGCCGCCCGACCGTCCCA
This window harbors:
- the uvrA gene encoding excinuclease ABC subunit UvrA, encoding MDRLVVRGAREHNLRNISLDLPRDALIVFTGLSGSGKSSLAFDTIFAEGQRRYVESLSAYARQFLGQMDKPDVDFIEGLSPAVSIDQKSTSRNPRSTVGTITEVYDYLRLLFARAGRPHCPICGEPISRQSPQQIVDRLMALPEGTRFQVLAPVVRGRKGEYVEVFRQLATDGFARVRVDGEVVQLTEPPVLDKQKKHSIDVIVDRLVVKPSSKQRLTDSVETALGLAQGVVSIDFVDLDAKDPGRERRYSEKMACPNDHDIAIEELEPRQFSFNGPWGACPECSGIGTRMEVDPDLVVPDDEKTLAEGAIAPWASAHVADYFIRLIESLAESTGFRTDVPWHRLPAAARKVLLHGVPGQVHVRYKNRYGRERSYNATYEGVISYIERRHAEAETDTSRERFAGYMREVPCTACKGARLKPTSLAVTLGGRNIADISSMSIDEAAAFLLSLELSDRERQIAERVLKEINERLRFLLDVGLDYLSLSRPTASLSGGEAQRIRLATQIGSGLVGVLYVLDEPSIGLHQRDNRRLIDTLIRLRDMGNTLIVVEHDEDTIKVADWAVDIGPGAGEHGGHVVHSGSVQELLDHPTSLTGQYLSGRREISLPAARRPRTKGREITVHNAVEHNLRNVTVSFPLGQLIAVTGVSGSGKSTLVNDILYASLAKRIYNARDVPGRHRSITGADEIDKIIHVDQSPIGRTPRSNPATYTGVFDHVRRLFSETPEAKVRGYQQGRFSFNVKGGRCENCTGDGTIKIEMNFLPDVYVPCEVCHGARYNRETLEVHYKGKSIAEVLDLSIEEGLEFFAALPPIARHLRTLVDVGLGYVRLGQPATTLSGGEAQRVKLASELQKRSTGRTLYVLDEPTTGLHFEDIRKLLIVLGRLVDAGNTVVVIEHNLDVIKTADWLVDMGPEGGSRGGTVIAEGTPEQIAACPESYTGEYLRPLLEGRSVPVGPPKPPPAPVRPVTKKAIREAAAQERAVKAAAKKAEVAARAAARKPPAKKAAAARVPARKAS